The following DNA comes from Ornithinimicrobium avium.
GGCCACGGGGTACCCGTCCTGCAGGTCGGGCGCACCGAGGAGAAGGCGGACGTCGGCCGACGGGTGGAGTGGGCCGGGGCAGGGATGCACCTGCCCTCGCCGGGACGGGCGGACGACCCACGTCCGCTCCGGCGCGCGGTGGAGCACGTGGCGGAGGACCCGGGGATCCGGGCGGGAGCCGCGCGGGTGGCGGCCTCCCTCGCCAGGCGTGATCCCGGGCGGGACGGTGCGGCGCTGATCGATGCCCTCGTGTCGCGGCTGGGGTGAGCTCCGGTGCGGTAGCCTCGGGCGCCGTGAGAGGTGGCACGGACGAGCAGGGGCGGGACGCGGGGGGTGACCTGGAAGGCCGCCCTGGTGGTCGGGCTCGGGACGGCGCTCCCGCCGCCGCCACGCTCGAGGCGGTCGACACGCTGCTGGCCGCGGAGCTGACCGCGATGCGTCGGGGCTGGGACGCCGTCGCGCCCGCCGGCGAGGTCGACCTGCTCGGCGGTGACCCGGGGGACCTGCCCGAGTGGCTGCACACCCTCCTGGCGGGTCAGGGCAAGCGGCTGCGCCCGCAGATGTGCCACTGGGGGTTCGTCGCCACCGGCGGCTGGCTGGGCACCCCGTGCCACGCGGATCTCGTGCGCGCCGCGGCCGCCCTGGAGATGCTGCACCTCTTCGCGCTGCTGCACGACGACGTGATGGACCAGTCCGACGAACGCCGCGGCGTGCCCTCCGCCCACGTCGTCGCGGCCAGGCGGCACCGGGAGGCGGGCGGTCATGGCGACCCGGTGCGCTTCGGCGAGAACATCGCCCTGCTGCTGGGCGACCTGGCCCACAGCGAGGCCGACCGGCTCGCCCACACGCTGCCGGCCGTCATGCGCGACTACTGGTACGAGCTCAACCTGGAGCTCATCGTGGGTCAGCGCGCCGACCTGACGGGGGCCGCCGCCCGGCGCTCGGACCTCGCGCACGCCGAGGCCGTGGCGGCGCTGAAGTCGGGCTCCTACACGATCGCGCGGCCGCTCCAGCTGGGCGCCCTGGCGGCGGGCGCCACCCCGCAGCAGCGCGAGGTGCTGGCCCGCTTCGGCTGGCACCTGGGCCGGGCCTTCGCCTGGCGCGACGACGTGCTCGGGGTCTGGGGCGACCACGCCGTGACCGGCAAGCCCTCCGGGGACGACCTGCGGGAGGGCAAGTCGACGCTCATCTGGGTGCTCGGCGCCGAGCGGCTGCGCGGCGAGGCGGCGGCGGCGATGGAGCGGGTCGGGACCGCTGAGGCGCTGACCTCGGACGTGCCGTTGCTGCAGCGCGCCCTGGACGAGGGCGGTGTGCGCCAGGAGGTGGAGGACCGGATCGCGGCCGAGATCGAGGCGGCCGGCTCGGTGCTGTCCGGGACGACCCTCGCCCCCGGTGGCGTCGAGGGCCTCCTGGAGACCGCCCGACGCGTCGCCTGGAGGTCGGCATGAGCCTCGGCCTGCCCCACCCGCACCTGCTCACCCTGCGGTTGGCGGCGACCCTGCTGCTCAGCGCCGTGGTCGGCCAGGCCGGGTGGGCGGCGGCGGTGCTGGGTGGGGAGCCCGGGTATGCGCGCTTCCACGAGGTGGGGGCGTGGGTGACCCTCGGTCTCTCGCTGCTCTGCGCCCTCGTGTACGTCGTGCTCCGCCGCTCCGCCGGCCCGGTCAACCTCTGGCTGGCGGTGGGCCTGGCTGTGGCGGTCTCGGTGCAGTTCGGTCTGGGGCAGGCCGGGCAGCGGGCCCTGCACATCTTCGGCGGCGTGCTGGTGGCGATGGTCGCCACCGCGCTGACCTCCTGGACCTACCGCCATCAGCTGCCGGCCACCGGGCGGCCCGGAGGGAGCTGAACCGTCGCGCCGGTCGATCAGGACAGGCTCAGCTCCATCCCGCGCAGGGTGTAGCCCTCGATCAGCTCGTCCCAGCCCAGCTCCGGCTCCCGCACCAGTCGGGGGCGGCGCGAGAGCAGCGCGTGCAGCAGCACGTCGGACTCCAGCATCGCCAGCGGCTGGCCCGGACAGCGGTGCTCGCCGTCGCCGAAGGCCAGGCCGGCCGGGTTGACCCCGGTCGGCAGAGGACGGCCCGGGCACAGGGCCAGCGGGTCGGGTCCGACCGCCTCCGGATCGGCGTTCGCCGACCGGATGCACACGTCGATGAGGTCGCCCGGGGCCGCCGAGGCGTGCTCCCCGACGGGGACCTCCGTCTGCGCGCGGCGGTAGAGGTGCCCGACGACCGGTTCCAGCCGGATGATCTCGTGCAGGATCGCCGTCCGCCCGGCCTCGTCGCCGGCCAGGTAGCGCTCCAGCAGCAGCTCGTCGGAGAGCAGGTGCCAGGCGGCCATCGTGATGAACTCCCGCGTGGTGACCATCCCGGCGGTGCCGTAGGTGACGCACTCGACCAGGATGTCGGTGTTGCTGTAGCCCTCGGCGATCAGGTGGCTGATGATGTCCCCGCGCGGCTCCCGTCGCCGGGAGCGCACCGCCGGGCGGACGTCGTGCCACCAGAAGCGCACCACCGGGACGAGCCCGTTGACCGCGGCCGAGGCCCACTGCCGCCCGGTCCGGCCGAGGTCGGCCCGGGTGATGTCGAAGGGGGGCTGGTTGAAGAAGGTGACCAGCCGCCGCGCCATCCTCGGCACCGAGGAGGCGGTCAGCCCGACGACCTGGGCGGTGACCTCGACCGTGTAGTCCAGGGCCAGGTCGTCCAGCCGGCAGCCGCCGGACCTCGCCGCCTCGCCCAGCAGCCGGTCGGCGGCGTCCTGCATCAGGCCCGGGTAGCGGTCCTGGACCACCTTGGGCGCCAGGAAGCGTCCCACCTTGCGCCGCTGCTCGTCGTGCAGCGGCCCGTCGGAGACCAGGATGGGGTGCAGCTTGAGCCGTCGCGGGATCTTCTCGGCGGTGAAGCCGGCCTGCGTGGTGGCGTGCCGGGCACGCAGCACCTGCCGTGCCTCGGGCAGCCCGCGCACCCGCCAGATCGCGCTCACCCCCGTGCGCCCGCCGGGGTCCTCCCGCTCCAGCCTCGGGGTGCTCGGCTCCTCCTGGCGGACGGCCCGGCGCCGCACGGTCATCGCACCGGCCGGGCGGCCTGCCGGCCGGTCCCGAGCCGCTTCCAGGCACCGGACCCCAGGGGTATGCGGTCGCGCACCGAGCGTCCGAGCCTGGCCACGGCCGAGCGCGGGCGGCGCAGCACGCCCTCCAGCGGCACCGTCCAGACGTCCTCGCCGCGCACTCCCCAGCCCCTCAGCAGCTCGTTGGCGGCCAGGACCCCGGTGACCGCGGCCCGTTCCATGAGGGCGATCGGCCAGTCGACCCGCAGCCCGTCGCCGGCGAGCACCAGGCCGGGGTAGGGGGTGCCGACGGTCAGCCGCTCGCGCCAGGCGCCGGTGCCGACCAGCCCGCAGTCGTCCTCCACGAGCAGCTCCTCGTGGACCACGCCGCGGTCGGCGGTCTCCGGGTAGACCTCG
Coding sequences within:
- a CDS encoding polyprenyl synthetase family protein, whose protein sequence is MRGGTDEQGRDAGGDLEGRPGGRARDGAPAAATLEAVDTLLAAELTAMRRGWDAVAPAGEVDLLGGDPGDLPEWLHTLLAGQGKRLRPQMCHWGFVATGGWLGTPCHADLVRAAAALEMLHLFALLHDDVMDQSDERRGVPSAHVVAARRHREAGGHGDPVRFGENIALLLGDLAHSEADRLAHTLPAVMRDYWYELNLELIVGQRADLTGAAARRSDLAHAEAVAALKSGSYTIARPLQLGALAAGATPQQREVLARFGWHLGRAFAWRDDVLGVWGDHAVTGKPSGDDLREGKSTLIWVLGAERLRGEAAAAMERVGTAEALTSDVPLLQRALDEGGVRQEVEDRIAAEIEAAGSVLSGTTLAPGGVEGLLETARRVAWRSA
- a CDS encoding cytochrome P450; translation: MTVRRRAVRQEEPSTPRLEREDPGGRTGVSAIWRVRGLPEARQVLRARHATTQAGFTAEKIPRRLKLHPILVSDGPLHDEQRRKVGRFLAPKVVQDRYPGLMQDAADRLLGEAARSGGCRLDDLALDYTVEVTAQVVGLTASSVPRMARRLVTFFNQPPFDITRADLGRTGRQWASAAVNGLVPVVRFWWHDVRPAVRSRRREPRGDIISHLIAEGYSNTDILVECVTYGTAGMVTTREFITMAAWHLLSDELLLERYLAGDEAGRTAILHEIIRLEPVVGHLYRRAQTEVPVGEHASAAPGDLIDVCIRSANADPEAVGPDPLALCPGRPLPTGVNPAGLAFGDGEHRCPGQPLAMLESDVLLHALLSRRPRLVREPELGWDELIEGYTLRGMELSLS